TATCAGACAATGAAttaattacgtcacaaaggtGAGTCGACATTTTGGTAGGGGGTCACTATTTGGCACGACACCAGAAGCCAatatattaattttgtttgaatccAAGCAGAATTTAAACcattgaaaaagaagaaaaaaacttgaacCGGAGTTGAATCTTTCTCAATTATAAATACTTGCTtaagacaaaaatttcattgaagaGTTAAAGTAGAATATGTGCATCGGTTGATTATTTCAATACATAGAAAACCTAAACTAAGGAACATCCGCCCATGATGAAATTCCATGAGTTAACGAATTGCTACTTGGGCAATGTGGTTGAAGAAATGTACAAAAGTAATTAGCTATAGATGatgttgtaatgaaatgattgtttgtcGTTCCTTggcctgtaagggcgaccacttcaattacaaagtttgtctgttgaattgttcgatgtcctcgaagtgaatgagtctcaggtcgttgtttcgcttttcttaatcttagaattgattgtacacctcgacaactaacttatatattctgattatattgaagcttcattgaacgaataaatcaaaatagaacattgttacagcaacagcataaagacatgttgcggcgttgaacataCGACTGAAAAGAGATgactcgtaatgcacgcacagtaagagggaagcaatcgattacgtcacgcagtgttatgcttcgctgattcgatagacgagaattctatgtcttacacaattttatattacattaattgatatatttatcacaatgTCATTCGAACCAGGAGCGAACCTCATATTAGCGAGCTTGCTGAACCTAAACAAGCAGCGGAATGAATGTTTGCACTTGATGCAAACCCGAGCTGGACTTAAACCGTTTTCCATTGCGGTTCGACTCCCTGTTTGCAACTTCGTTAAAATTGGCCCCATACCACAATGAAGCTTTGTACTTAAACTTTCTCACCGGTCTCTTTACCCAGCTTACTAACTATGTATGTTAggttattaaacattttattacaaatttggTGCGCATTCAGACAACATGGAAAATTTGACTAGAGTCTCTGCCCTCTCGTGGTAACGTATTTCTCCCGACATTTCCACCAGATGGCTCTGCTGGATTTTCTAAATCATACGACACAGCGTTGGAAGTTTGATGTCTGTGTTGGAAGATGGTCGCCGAATCAGACTCGGAAGACAGAaagctgaaataaaaaacgtCATGACGTTAAACtgaatgacgtcatactcACACTCACCCCGCTACCCACCTGGGGATTTCCCGTTTCgtttcataaaaatgtttctttgggGGTGGAGGGGAGTAAAACTGGGGTGGGGTTGGACACAACTGGAGGGGGGGCGTGCATAAGGAGGGTGACATCGGGGACGCTGGAGCAGGACTTCTCTTCTCGACGAGAAAAGTGAGTTGTCGGGGAATCGTCACAACTTCTTCGTCATCTTCGAGAATTTGGCCTGGAAGCGGGGTTTGTAATTCAACCCTGGGGTAGACCACGTGGCTGGGGCGGTCCGAGTTTATGGGAGGGAGAGGGTTATGTGGGGTCGGCGCTATTCTGCTGGATTTATGTCTTTTGCTCAGGGGCGACTTCTCTCTTTCCTGCATCATCTTGCCGACAAGTTGGTCGAAATTATCCAGACCCGGACGCGACTCGACTCTCTTATGAAAAGCAGCAACGCTGATTAGCTCTCCGCATCCCCTTTTAGCGGATCTACGTGGGGTGATATCAAGCCCCTCGTTGTCGCTGCAGTCTTCAAGCCGATCAATGGCGACTGGAATTGAAAGTGATTGGCTGGACCATGCCGACTTCCACACATTGTGACGTTTCATCAATTCTCGAAACTCAAAAGTGCTGAGGAACGGCCGATCCTTCCCATTGTTACGTTTCTTGTCGTCACAATAACAAAGGAGCATTGTATCGAAAGCCGCACCATAGAGGTTTATGAAGAATGAGGCGATGATGAGCGCGATGAAGCACGCGACTGATATCGGAAAGATGAATTCCTGTACGCTTGTCTGTGGGTGACGTAGATGGAGGCAGAGGACGCCGATTAACGCGGTGAGGGCGACCACCCCCAGCTTCAGGACCGCCAAACACTGGCCGAGCACAAACCTCATACCAAGCCGGTGACGGACGCTGTCAATCAAATCAACCGACCGCCTCCCTCCCTCGAAAAAGCTGTCGCCAAAGATCGCGATGCACGCGTAATTGTTTCTGCTGACGTAACAAAGGAACTTCTCGAAGGCGAAGAGACAAGAGCTGAGGGCGCAAGAGAGACATCTCGCGGTTTCCGTTTGTCTTTCTTTCAATCGTCCGCGGATGAAGATGAGGGGGAAGCGTATGAGCTTTAGAGGGGGGACAAGGATCGAACCTAGCGCGATAGATCCTAGGTTGCAGGTCAGAAGATGACGTATTGTGCCGATAGCCTGCCAGCAACTCCTGCATCCGAACGCACTCTCCTGAGCAGAGAGAGGAGTGAAGAACCACCGGTAGAAGGCGCTCGACACCAACGAGTACCTCACGCTCGATATCATCTCCAAAATCCATAGACATCCTATAACGTGAGGGACAAGCAGGATAAAGGGTGATTGTTCCGTCACAAATTCAACCATCCCGCGCTCATTGACGCGCGAGACCCGCACTGAGTAGATGCGGAGAGCGATGATGATCATGTAGGCGAGCACCGCGCCCATGAAGACAATAAAGGTCAATTGTTGCGTCATCAATACTACCATGCTGTGGATCACTTTATTCGTCTCCTCCATGAAAAGAAACACACGTTTTCGTTTCCGGTAAATCAAGACAAACAAAAGACTAATAATCGCGGAAAAGCCGCTGACCGCGATTGCTATGGGGAGGAGATAGTCGACGTGACGGACATCACAGAACAAAAGCATGTTCCAGAACGTGAAGGAAATTTCCGGTTTCTTTGAGGTTCCTTTCGTCGCTACGATTCTTAGAACGTACTTGCGCCAGAAATATCCGACGGCGACCACGCAGCCAAGACCGAGCAGCATGGACACGAAAGCGGTGGTCGCGCGAGCTTTGTACCTCAACGTCATCAGCACAACAATCGCCACGACGATGGAAAGACCAATCACGTGACCAATATCACGCTTGTACGTTGTTGCGGACTTTATGACGTATTGAATCAACTTGATGCTGTTCTCATCAACTCCGTTCTGGAAATGGaaatttttgattgattttcGTGATGAAAACGAAACaagataaacaaattttataagTCATACGATTGCAAGGTTACTTCAACCTCTGTCAGTGCGCTGTAGACCCAGCAACATGGCCGGGTTGAGGAACACACGGAAGCGTTACAAGCTCCCCGTGGGGACATTTCCTCGTCATTTGCAAACCCGGCAGATGCAGATTAAGTGATcgtgacatcatcaacatgtcgcataaattttaaagctttttcaCAGACTAACTAGAACGACGTGATGCGGAAACAGCAGCTCACTAAACAAGGAGCCTAACTATGTGTGACTTCTTTTATTGCGACAACCAATCGCTTTCTCTGTCTCTTTTTAACACTTGCACCTTCCTTATTCACTTCTCGAAAGTTACTACGATAACTTTTCTCTCATACCGCTGTAGTTATGAACCTCACGGCATCGTTGGTTCATTAACACGCTGGCAGAGGTTGTATAGTATCgatatagtatagtatagtattgGTTCTTGTATCATTCTACGTCTGAACCCAACGTAATGCTCCTACAACAGGAAATACCTCGACCATCGATTCTGGAATGCACCGATTGATCAACGTCACGTGGggtaaaaaactttttctttcgtCACAAATGACACGTTCGATGTCGGTTCTATTTAAGTCATATCCATTCTGAGAGAGAAGATCGCGGCATGTGACAGCAACAGAGCAGGTCTGCAAAAAGCACAGCACATACGTCATCATCGCCGAAAACCGAAACCCTGGAGCTATCGTAAGCATCTTACCTTGACGCATATAATGACGTCACCGCCACTACGCGCGAAGTAAAACGGCGGCGCAGAAGCTGTATCCTCTTTATATCCGAAGTGGAATTGGTTCGGGCGCTGCGAGTGATCCAGCCCGGAATAACGGGCACCAGCTACTGCCGGGTTCTTCTTTCTACCGCACACGTTGCCCCACGAGTCCACGCCATTTGTGTACCGCGCGATGTCGCCCTTATCAAAGCTGTAGTAGGCGATGAATCCCATCCCGCAAAGTGAAACCACGAACAACAACAAGCAAAGAACATCTTTCGTCTTCCTTGAATACAATACGTATGGATCTTCCAGTAAACTAAAATCGTCGTTTGACAAGTAGCGCTGGTTATAATTGCCAACCATTTCTAATCAGCAAACTCGTCAGAATCGCTTTAAGTCATAATTTGTTCGCTTAAGTGCTAAACAAAACTGTTCTAACAACTCTAATAACCAAAAAACCTCTCAAATAACTTTATAAAAGGTGATAGTGACGTTATAGAGAGCAATTGTTTTGCAACTGAGGTTCCAATATAATTGCAGTCAAGATGTACTGTACAGTCAGTTGACGATCCAGGAACTGTTGCAGCATAAAAAAAGTTCGTTAAAAAGCTATCAGTGACTTGTTAAAGGTTTCAATCCGAGTTCAAATTAAGAATTGGACATCAAAGATGCCTGGACCTAGTGAAATAGTTTCTGTGAACAAACTCATTCGatcaaaagcaaatattttggtttatttcatttcgtTTCAGCATTTAATgaaattacatcacaatattacaacagaaataccaaaatttctagaaagaaaaacttgactttatttaacaaaatacTGAACTTCAAAATATCGAAGCAATGAAGTACTCATTGTGACCCATTACtcaaaagcatttaaaaaagtttccacaaaaaatgaaactgaacaaaatgtgtaataaGTACGTATTCTGACATCATAGAGGGTTATTGTGCGCGAAAAATGAGTggcatgaaaaacaaaaattaaatacaactCAAGGATTTTACAAATGAGACAAGATAGAAAGATGACGCAGCCTAATAACCATTTACTTCCGGTATCGCTCTAGCGAATTCAATCCTCATGGAGCTTCTGTCGTTCAGCCGAGTGCCTTGGAGGCTGGCGAGCGCGAAGTTGGCCGCTCCAACATCCTAGAAAACACAAATCGATAGAATTGAAAGCCAACCAGCAGGTAGCGATATGTTACATCACAAAAACGTCATTGTTTCATTAAAGCTATGCGTTGCATCAGTCATAACGACCAAATTCGGGAATTTACTGTTTCAAGTAATGCGGACAGCATGGAACTTACGGTAAATTCAACGACAGCGCACAAAATCCCTCCACGGTTGAGCAACTTCGATCTGACGTAACCGTGAAACCTGTAACACATGACGTCAGCGACTGATGACCTCATCAACTCCTTGATGTATAAAGAGGTGCTCACCTGGAGAAAATATCTTTTATCTCCTTCTCCGATGTGGTCGGtccaaaatttgaaatcagcaGACACGTGGTGACCCCAGGCGAAGCTGCCCCGGTGACCGCAAGGTTCATGAGGGGACCACCTGGAAACACAAAACCTTGTTGAAACGGGTTCGAATCCCTGCTGCCAGTTGAAGAGAAAAGAATTGTCgtgcaaatatcaattatgtTTGCCAATGACGTCAGAGAGAATTAAGGTGACGTAATAGGAGGTACCTGTTAGGTGTGTGAGGAAAGCGCCGTGCTGGTGAGTGGGGTGTATAGGTGCAATGTGATGAAGGGTAGGTGCGACCTAGAAACATCGGTTTCAACTTTCAAGATTTTCACAATGAAACACTGGTGATTCGGAAAAAGTTTGTTGCAAACACTAGGAGAGGAGGAAATTACAAGTAGAACTTGTGACGTGATAAAGAAAAATCACGTGATCTCGTGCAAAAAGGAGAAATTGACGTGCATGAATtggattatgacgtcacaaacctGTAAAGGGGCGGGGATATGGGCTGGGTGGGCCTGGAGCACATCTTGGTATGACGTCAGCCTAAATAAGGGTTGAGAAATTAGCATTTGAATGCTTCTTCGCAAAATGCGAACGCACAAGCACGTCGTGTAAGTGACGCACATCGAGGTACTTGCAGGCACCGGCTCAAGGGCATTCCTGCTACAAAACCTTATCAAAGCTCAGAACTTACGGCTGGCTCCAGATGTCTGTGGGGAGGATATTCGTCGTCCCGATTTCtggaaaaaagatttttagtCAACAACTTTTATCGCGGCCAGACACAACTCCCTCTGTGACGCCATTACAGTCTATGGTACTCACGTGACGGCACATAGCCAATGATAGGATTGGACAGCTCTTGTTGGGGGGAAGAGGGCCTCAGCTTCACTTTTGTATTCGCTTTAGCGAACTCAAGCCTCAACGTGTGGGGTAACTCGGGGTCAAACTTGATACCCTGTcgtcaaaataaacaattatgaCATCAATAAAGTGTTTATGACAAATCAGTGGAGTCATAAAATGAGAAAATTACCTGCAAAGCGTTTTTAGCGGCGTCAGCCTCATTTCTTGTGTCAAACGTCACGAAACCGACTGGCTGTTAAATAAGATGtcaataaaaacagaaatcgAATCATTTcgaaaaaacattaaaagatTCTCACCACAGGTGCTTTCCCTGGTTTGGCTGTGGTCCTGATTATTGAACCCTCGTAACCCTAGAAAGTACGTAACAATGGTAAAAACGCAGTGAATGTGGGTAAAGTTCATTCTTTACTTTTGCTGgagcttttttaaataactgGGGATTAAGTAAGAGCATCTTGTACTTTTCTTGTTCATCAACTTGAACTTGTGACAAAGCAAAGATCCAATCAACCGTTTTCAGTTGGGTCAGAAGCCAAGGTTTGAACGGAGCCATACAACACCACAACCTAGATTTAAACCAGCCTAGCAAAtaagtggaaattttttaaacttcgAATGCACCCAACACGAATGCGCCTCAGCTTTCAGGAGGAAATTCTAAATAGGATATTATGGCAGGGGCGCATTTTACACCAATGCcagaatgacgtcatcaccggaataaaatcaaaacagtCGTCCACAAAGTATTCAACTAAATAAGgttttggtttattaaggTGTGGGTCATTTCCGTTCAACTTACGCCTTTGATCAGGCCAACATGGCCTCCCTATGACGTAGCACGGTCGATTGTTTTCTACTCTTTTCAATAGCAacacattatgacgtcatagaggCCAGAAACAGGTGTTAGGAGACAATAAGCATTGTGGCGAAACAAAAATACACGGCTATTAAGGCTGACTTGAGACGTaaaaccaaattaaaaaataagaaattgtTCTTAGAAGGAAGATAGTGGCGTGAAACTTACCGAAAAACTCCGGAAGAGGAGATACAGTTCTCGTTTCTTCGCGTCCGCAGGAAGGCCGCTGACGAAAAGTGTCCTCACCTTCATCATAAGAAGCGGTTAAAATGGAGaatgtttaaatttaagttattttgttgaaacttaCTCAACCGTAAAACACGGGACTTAATGAGCAAATAATGACTAGCTCTGCAgctacgtcataataaaattTCGCATCAGGGGTTCacagcaggactggcgatgcgaaCGCTTCTTGATAATGACGTAATAGTTGGCAATAACAAGAGGCGCGCAATTCCCGTTCAGGTTAATAAAGGCGAGCAGGCCACATTTCATATTCTTTAATAAACTCATCTAGTTTGAATCCGCAATAACTTATGATACGTCACAATAATTTGCAGCtcgttgatgacgtcacaatcaagTCACAGCCTGCCttgtgaaaatgtttgataaaatCTGCCACGACAAGACATTTGTGACGCGCAATCAGTGATTTTGCGCtcacaaatattttactttgaaagttttttagacaaattattttttgaaagaaacaaGATGACGGACAATCattcattatgacatcacaagacATAGTTCCTTAGTTAAACTTTAAATTCCCGGGCAAGGAATGGCCCAATAAATTATTCTCATGCGTTTGGCAATAAAACGAAGATTCACTCGTATCTGGGCAACACAAGACAACAACATTGTCCAATCGttgttaaaataatgttttaaacaAGGTTTACTCCCACATGACGTATAATGTGGATAGTTAGCAAACAATGGGCTTTGTTCTTCATGATAGGAATCGTTTGGGCGATTCTTGGCAAACAGATTTGAATGTTTGAGATAAATCCTTCCTACAGATATTATTCTGCGATCAATCGCTAAAATTTTGAGTTCAATAAAACATCGACCATTTCTGACTTCGGCAAATAACTGATTTGAAAGCGCTCCATGTACGAGCATATTTGACAGCCTTCAACTTTGCCAAAGCATTTATTATTACCTCACAATCTGGTGTGTGACTTCAAAACAGAATTCGAttgaaaaatgacgtcataatcaatCGTGGCCGGTTAAGCAGCCAATTAAAATAGAGCGCCAGTGGGGAAATCGATAAagagtaaattttaaaaacttgagcAACTGATAAAGAATCCATTTAACCTCCTAATCTCGCCTGGAAAGACTACTCCCGGCTAATTGCTCCACTTGTTACATCACAGAGGGAGGCTTGTGACGATAACGCGTCTAAATTTATAAACGTTGATAGAGACCAGATACGCACGGAGTTGTATTGATAAGATTTCCGAGAGAAATGTTTTCAAAGATTTCTCAATAAACCTTGATTCCCACGGGGCCGTTTTCCATAAAAACGTTTCAGCTCGGACGTCGCCTTAAATATTGGGCGTTTTTGGCAAAATCAGACCGCAACAAGCTATCATGGAAGACTCAGGTAATGAGTAACTATCATACGCGCATGACGccttttgcaaataaacaaaacaaacactaagtgtgacgtcataaaagcagttttcagcaaaaaatttGGGAATTTAAAGCATGAGATTTTATAAATCATTGCATTATTGTTAAAGCTAACTCACTACATTCTCAAATATTCTTACGAAACTATCTGACTATTGGGTCAAgatgatgacgtaacaaaagTCCAGAGGCTGCAAAATCTTACGAAGACATTTCACcaagaaaattataataacTTTACTTGGTACTTACGCAGACTTTAACGCTACGCCTATAGTTATTGCTTTCGGGATGACGGTTTCGTGCCTCACATTGCATGCCTGACTACTGTTTTATGACGACATAATTGACTATGCAATATATTCTGGAATTTTAATCTCACCTCTTCTTCTTTATTGCCGTTGTTGTTGCAATCACTATTCATATTGTTGTGTTTGAGCTCGGGAGAAGTTGCAGATTCCGCCGAAGATTGGATGGAGAAAGTCGGTAAGATGACTGCTGGAATTTTCGATGTCCAGGCAGGCTTTCTATCAGAGGTGGAATCGTTGAAGGCGACAGAAGCGAGCCGTTTCCTGCTAAGGTTGCTTTCTCCGCCGGCCGTTACAGTCTTCATATACGCGAGGTATCGAATTGGGCAAAATCGAACGTTATTCTTTGCAACGACTCGAGCAATTCTTGGCACTCTCCCACACGCGTCTTGTAGTAGGAATGGCGACAAGCAGCGCATCTCGCGCCTTCTTCCCGCGCCCGCTCGTCACGCCTGACTGGGTTCTGATTACAGACCGCTATGCGCAAAGTGTATCCCATAATGATCCAGTGTTGAAGTAATTGCCGCCTGCTTTGTGAAAGCCACATTTCCTTTATTTTCGACTTACATGTTTCAACTCATATCTTTAGGTTGGCATGACAATAACTGTATGTGTTGAAATTTCATGTTGTAACACTTGgatattgtgacatcacaatgtcTTTTGAGTAATATTGTCTTCAATCAAATGGAAATGGTTTAAATTAGCTGCAAATtctttctttttgcttttcataTTATCCTGACAATTCTGGTTTTTACGGCAAGTGATTTACAGCCTGCTTAGTTTCATCTCACAAAAGGAAGATCGAAACATCAGGGCTTACCACCGTCACAATTCCGATATTTGCGGTGAAGTGCAATGCCTATTGTTCCACCATGCTAAATCGCTTGTGATGTGTTTTTGGCAGAGCTTAGTGCATTTCTCCATCGGTTGAGTTTTCAACTGACATAATATTTAAGCttattatttcaataaattatattttaaggCATTACATCGGGTAAGTTTGAGAGACTTTTAATTTCTCTGACCGTCTTGTAACAAAGTCCGGCCAACTGCTGTGATCTATTCTGGGCGGACATCTAGCGGTTGTaatattttgaagtttattaATCGATAAATAAATTACGCATCATAAAACACATTTCTCAAGTATGATATCCATCCGACGACCTTCAGTATGACGTTGGTCCTGTTCATTCCTTCCCCTGACGTCAACAATCAATGCAAACTACGTCATACTTTGTCAAAGTGTTCATAGCACTTCATGACGTGTTCATATCTATTGGATCACCCTATAATGACGTAACATCGACAGAAGTTGGAAACATGCTACAAAGTCACGCTTGAGTTCACAcagttatgacgtcatgcatGTTTCTTGCTTTTTATGAGAAAGTGGTAGTTGGGCAGGATCTTCTTCAAGAAGTCCAGCTGCTGACCTTGATGCTGTGAGCAGACAAGGGTCAAGTTGAACTCAAAACACACCATCACGCATCCATACTCACCGCCGGTTTGTCTCTCGCATGCTGTCTCAAGTATTCCTTCCCGCATATCACTGTGTTGTCGGGCAGCCTCTCTGCTGCATTCAAGTGGACAGAGGATCCAACCGTGCACCCATTCGATAAAGTCGTCAAAGGTCCAACCTTAGCTTATAGCGTTTGataattgcaaaacaaattcaaCATCAACATACAATGTAATGACAGTGCTTCATGTACTTTGTACTTAATTGACAGATTACAGAATTGAAATAATTAAGTCTCCAACCAGCAAGGAaagtttctgtttttaaaatcaacttttcttCAGCCATGGCATTGGCAAGCTTTGAAGTGGTGATGGTCAAGCGCAAACCAAAACTCGAATGGATTTGCCAAATGATATGGTATGATGAtatttatcctcggactgaggataGTCTTTGCGCGACTTAAACCCGCCGACGATTCTTCATCACTCGAACTAGGCTTTGTTCAAGTTCCGATTGGAACACATATTTTTGATATCAAATTTCCCGGACCgtccaccaggtccactgagcAGGAGCAAGTaccgttaatgccttgcccaaggacATTACAATGGTAGCGCAAATGGCAATCGAACCACTGGACCACATTATTGATTGTCCAGTGCTAAAACAATTCGGCTAGCGAGGTGACAGACAAATATCTTTATAGATAGAGGAAGATTTTGGGCGAATATATCATATGATACCAATAAAAATGCAGCATTACAATACAAACAAATTACAGGTACAATTTTTATCACACAAGATTAGGTTTAACAAAAGTAATTTAGgtgaaaaaaatcaagttgtatttaaattaattgctTGTATTAATGATCGCACAGTTTAATTAATTGCTAGCTGGAAGTTATACACACATGGTGTACGGTAGTATAGCAATGCATGCATACCTTTCGCTTCAAGAACGTTGTTGCTGCCTATAAACTTCCCTTCAAATTCTGCAAATAACGCGACACTGTCAATTAAGATGATGCATCCCCTACATAGGACCACAAACTTCTCACCTGACCCGACTTCGAACAGGTTATTGTCTCCAATAATTAAGGGGGAATTCCCTTCAGTTCCTGGCAGGTTTCTGTTATGATAACATCAGTTAGTGAATTGCCCAGTGTTTTACGGAAGATATTGGGCAGTGTCCttgcaatttcaaaattttccagcggtatcattaaaaattttgtgtccaattttcattcaaaagACTGTGTACGTCATGTGAAAACATGTGATCTAATGTGAAAACATGTGATCTAATGTGAAAACATGTGATCTAATGTGAAAACATGCGATCTAATGTGAAAATAAGTGTATTTACAGTAAAAAAACATTGGAAAGTCCAACCATATATCTACAATTTCATCTCTGGTTATAATCTTTGCTCTTTACATGAACAAAAATGTGCGCTTTCATCGCTTATTCACAATTGTCAACATATTggcaaaatttgtcaaaaccTTTCGTGCTTTGCAATTACAAACGTTTGGAATTCCATGCTTTGTTCATATTCACAATCCACAGTGAATGTCCATATATCATTTTCACAATTTATCGAATAGCTTTCTTTCTTTATGCAAGTTGTTTTATAGTACTAACAAGTTTTGCTCAGTTTTGCAAACGGCCTTGAAATACGCAAGGATTCTGTGATAATTTGCGCATATTTTGGGCTTGTCAAGATGCCTATGCAATCATTTCTGAATTATATttctatgaagaaagcatAAAAGACCAAAAACTGCAAAGATTCGTTTTGGTACGAAGAACATGGAAAAATCTTCTAACAAATTTATCACCCTTGCAACTAACCGATTAATAATCTTTGTTTGCTCCTCTATGAGATTGCTTTCTCCAATCACTATAGGGCCATCTTTTGCTATAATCGTCGCCTTGGGGTGAACAATACACCTGGGCCCAATGGTTATACTGCCTTCTAGTGTCGCTTCTTCACAAACTACAGCATCGGCAGCAATGGTAGCAGTCGtactgaaaaaatttaaacacgaCATTAATCACTGACGTAAATGACATCATAAGCAGCATCGTGATGAAATCCTGTCAACTAAAGAGTTTTAATCGCaaagtttgcaaagaaaaatattccaaaaacGACTTGGAATGAACTCACTTCTCATTCTTTCTTCTTTGCATCAACATCTTAACAGTCTGTCAACACCATAAACTACAACCTATTCAAAAAAAATAGACCTTTGTGTTAAAACAGGGCAGTGCAGGTGACCATGGTGTGTTATGAATTATGATACAGTATGCAGGTCTCATTTAACTGGCAGTTTCACTAAATAACAGTATTTATCAATGTTAATGCCTTTAagtaaaacacaaattaaaacaaaacaacacgtTTACACAAATTCAAAGAAACATTCTCGGCTATAAATGAAGGTTAATCTTTCAGTTTTGATTTGACggtaaaaaatgatgacatTGTCTTCATTCCTCTCTTGTCAACCTTATCCAAGCACTTGTGTGAGCGAGGTCGGCTTTTCTTGTTCACAATGTTGGAAGTTTTTAATTGCTTGCTGTAGTCCTCCACTGGTTCCT
The Clavelina lepadiformis chromosome 4, kaClaLepa1.1, whole genome shotgun sequence DNA segment above includes these coding regions:
- the LOC143451796 gene encoding choline transporter-like protein 1 — translated: MVGNYNQRYLSNDDFSLLEDPYVLYSRKTKDVLCLLLFVVSLCGMGFIAYYSFDKGDIARYTNGVDSWGNVCGRKKNPAVAGARYSGLDHSQRPNQFHFGYKEDTASAPPFYFARSGGDVIICVKTCSVAVTCRDLLSQNGYDLNRTDIERVICDERKSFLPHVTLINRCIPESMVENGVDENSIKLIQYVIKSATTYKRDIGHVIGLSIVVAIVVLMTLRYKARATTAFVSMLLGLGCVVAVGYFWRKYVLRIVATKGTSKKPEISFTFWNMLLFCDVRHVDYLLPIAIAVSGFSAIISLLFVLIYRKRKRVFLFMEETNKVIHSMVVLMTQQLTFIVFMGAVLAYMIIIALRIYSVRVSRVNERGMVEFVTEQSPFILLVPHVIGCLWILEMISSVRYSLVSSAFYRWFFTPLSAQESAFGCRSCWQAIGTIRHLLTCNLGSIALGSILVPPLKLIRFPLIFIRGRLKERQTETARCLSCALSSCLFAFEKFLCYVSRNNYACIAIFGDSFFEGGRRSVDLIDSVRHRLGMRFVLGQCLAVLKLGVVALTALIGVLCLHLRHPQTSVQEFIFPISVACFIALIIASFFINLYGAAFDTMLLCYCDDKKRNNGKDRPFLSTFEFRELMKRHNVWKSAWSSQSLSIPVAIDRLEDCSDNEGLDITPRRSAKRGCGELISVAAFHKRVESRPGLDNFDQLVGKMMQEREKSPLSKRHKSSRIAPTPHNPLPPINSDRPSHVVYPRVELQTPLPGQILEDDEEVVTIPRQLTFLVEKRSPAPASPMSPSLCTPPLQLCPTPPQFYSPPPPKKHFYETKREIPSFLSSESDSATIFQHRHQTSNAVSYDLENPAEPSGGNVGRNTLPREGRDSSQIFHVV
- the LOC143451797 gene encoding uncharacterized protein LOC143451797 produces the protein MRCLSPFLLQDACGRVPRIARVVAKNNVRFCPIRYLAYMKTVTAGGESNLSRKRLASVAFNDSTSDRKPAWTSKIPAVILPTFSIQSSAESATSPELKHNNMNSDCNNNGNKEEEVRTLFVSGLPADAKKRELYLLFRSFSGYEGSIIRTTAKPGKAPVPVGFVTFDTRNEADAAKNALQGIKFDPELPHTLRLEFAKANTKVKLRPSSPQQELSNPIIGYVPSQIGTTNILPTDIWSQPLTSYQDVLQAHPAHIPAPLQVAPTLHHIAPIHPTHQHGAFLTHLTGGPLMNLAVTGAASPGVTTCLLISNFGPTTSEKEIKDIFSRFHGYVRSKLLNRGGILCAVVEFTDVGAANFALASLQGTRLNDRSSMRIEFARAIPEVNGY
- the LOC143451799 gene encoding dynactin subunit 6-like isoform X1, with protein sequence MLMQRRKNENTTATIAADAVVCEEATLEGSITIGPRCIVHPKATIIAKDGPIVIGESNLIEEQTKIINRNLPGTEGNSPLIIGDNNLFEVGSEFEGKFIGSNNVLEAKGWTFDDFIEWVHGWILCPLECSREAARQHSDMREGILETACERQTGASRSAAGLLEEDPAQLPLSHKKQETCMTS
- the LOC143451799 gene encoding dynactin subunit 6-like isoform X2: MLMQRRKNENTTATIAADAVVCEEATLEGSITIGPRCIVHPKATIIAKDGPIVIGESNLIEEQTKIINRNLPGTEGNSPLIIGDNNLFEVGSEFEGKFIGSNNVLEAKAKVGPLTTLSNGCTVGSSVHLNAAERLPDNTVICGKEYLRQHARDKPAHQGQQLDFLKKILPNYHFLIKSKKHA